In one window of Syngnathus scovelli strain Florida chromosome 20, RoL_Ssco_1.2, whole genome shotgun sequence DNA:
- the fam110c gene encoding protein FAM110C codes for MESTSETSRILEKGPDYLRKQMDLESEAKGPAASAVERLAASRPKYVKSQQAVSATGEALVSPPLVDPPLVGPPLVDPPLVDPPSGDRSSAPPRSSPQSRSPTQVRRSSSKKRPDSILLYRQKCELLRAGGGQRKHHITRKLLRSSTSKPVSVPEAAEKEPDGAEEELGAPRPSAGERRSSTRTPTPERRCSGARAKAPKEPCAHVLSVPASGRAKGVARSRSDISSRYSKNFADFDAFFKYCGLDGEVVESLGKENFSARSDETAVKLRSVSVSASDDGFSRDGSEGLQEEVLHEKIRQGTSVIERNARIIKWLYSCKNAKESGKKLRDLD; via the coding sequence ATGGAGAGCACCAGCGAGACCTCCAGAATCCTGGAGAAGGGTCCGGACTACCTTCGCAAGCAAATGGACCTGGAGAGTGAGGCCAAAGggcccgccgccagcgccgtggAGCGACTGGCCGCCAGCAGGCCCAAGTACGTGAAAAGCCAACAGGCGGTCAGCGCCACCGGCGAGGCGCTCGTCAGCCCGCCGCTGGTCGACCCGCCGCTGGTCGGGCCGCCGCTCGTCGACCCGCCGCTCGTCGACCCGCCTTCCGGCGACCGGAGCTCGGCGCCCCCCCGCAGCTCCCCGCAGAGCCGCTCCCCGACGCAGGTGCGGCGCTCCAGCTCCAAAAAGCGCCCTGACTCCATCCTGCTGTACAGGCAGAAATGCGAGCTGCTGAGGGCGGGCGGCGGCCAGCGCAAACATCACATCACGCGCAAACTGCTTCGGAGCTCGACCAGCAAACCCGTCAGCGTACCCGAGGCGGCCGAGAAGGAGCCCGACGGCGCCGAGGAGGAACTCGGCGCGCCTCGGCCTTCTGCCGGGGAACGCCGCTCGAGTACCAGGACCCCGACGCCCGAGAGAAGGTGTAGCGGAGCTCGCGCAAAGGCCCCAAAAGAGCCATGTGCTCATGTGCTGAGCGTTCCCGCCAGCGGCAGGGCCAAAGGGGTGGCTCGGTCCCGCTCGGACATCAGCTCCAGGTACTCCAAGAACTTTGCCGACTTTGACGCCTTCTTCAAGTACTGCGGCCTGGACGGGGAGGTCGTGGAGTCTCTGGGTAAGGAGAACTTCTCGGCGCGCTCGGACGAGACGGCCGTCAAGCTGCGCAGCGTCAGCGTGTCGGCGTCGGACGACGGCTTCTCCCGCGACGGCAGCGAGGGCCTGCAGGAGGAGGTCCTGCACGAGAAGATCCGCCAGGGAACCTCGGTCATCGAGCGCAACGCGAGGATCATCAAGTGGCTGTACAGCTGCAAGAATGCCAAGGAGAGCGGCAAGAAGTTGAGAGACCTGGACTGA
- the fbxo25 gene encoding F-box only protein 25 yields the protein MPFLGKDWRSPGWSWTKTEHGWKRIIFYGHDMDDDIRPEIEFPCADRDDEFAQDICQLASLKRRKDLYNHKTKSQFVFRDKWIYVQKGSTKERHGYCTLGEALNRLDFSSAIHDVRRFNYVAKLFQLIARSQLTCLSGAAQKNYFNILEKIVRKVVEDHYNPRLVKELLQDLSAALRTLTLHVGRCVLVGNVDVWLRRLDNILKWQRQLNDLHIPKQMCSGVSFSDLPLYTHNKILYNLSDACDIINLGQAAPTLHVLSENRKLWKRLCHFHFSDKPHPSRHLVLTKSDGVDWKLMYFTLHKRYPVKEQYGDTLHFCRHCSVLFWKDCGHPCTANDPDGYLLPISPQHFIDLFRF from the exons ATGCCTTTCTTGGGCAAGGACTGGAGGTCGCCAGGATGGAGCTGGACCAAGACGGAACACGGCTGGAAGAGGATCATCTTCTACGGCCACGACATGGACGACGACATCCGCCCGGAGATTGA ATTCCCCTGCGCTGACCGAGACGATGAGTTTGCGCAAGACATTTGCCAGTTGGCCAGCTTGAAAAGGAGAAAGGACTTGTACAATCACAAGACCAAGTCTCAGT TTGTTTTCAGGGACAAGTGGATCTACGTGCAGAAAGGCAGCACAAAAGAG CGTCACGGCTATTGCACTCTGGGAGAGGCGCTGAACCGCCTGGACTTTTCCAGCGCCATCCACGACGTGAGGAGATTCAATTACGTGGCTAAG ctttTCCAGCTGATAGCCAGATCCCAGCTGACCTGCTTGAGCGGAGCAGCCCAGAAGAACTACTTCAACATTCTAGAGAAGATCGTTCGAAAGG TGGTGGAGGACCACTACAATCCGCGGCTGGTCAAAGAGCTGCTGCAGGACCTGAGCGCCGCGCTGCGCACGCTGACGCTGCACGTGGGCCGATGCGTGCTGGTGGGCAACGTGGACGTCTGGCTCCGTCGACTAGACAACATTCTCAAGTGGCAGCGGCAGCTCAATGACTTGCACATCCCCAAG CAAATGTGCTCGGGCGTGTCGTTCAGCGACCTGCCGCTGTACACGCACAACAAGATCCTGTACAACCTCTCGGACGCCTGCGACATCATCAACCTGGGACAGGCCGCGCCCACGCTGCACGTGCTCAGCGAGAACCGCAAGCTGTGGAAGCGGCTGTGCCATTTCCACTTCTCGGACAAGCCG CACCCCTCTCGGCATTTGGTCCTCACCAAGAGCGACGGCGTCGACTGGAAGCTGATGTACTTCACCCTGCACAAGCGTTACCCGGTCAAGGAGCAGTACGGCGACACCTTGCACTTCTGCAGGCACTGCAGCGTCCTCTTCTGGAAG GACTGCGGCCACCCGTGCACGGCCAACGACCCCGACGGCTACCTGCTGCCCATCTCGCCGCAACACTTCATCGACCTCTTCCGCTTCTAG
- the si:ch211-225h24.2 gene encoding uncharacterized protein si:ch211-225h24.2 — translation MFRRSKSKALVEEAPEEEEDDDDMSWHFRHCYKDKDMEGEEEEDAVTHVSKEAKVKMMSKKDRKDKKMLSSKDDKHFLLTGEKLAERPAGCHKKEKCEKPDKAHCFWESVTMTMRHISPAKKTDGREPSQARDHGAAPNGHSPSRSPACAVRWTSRAKVRLAGMGRMPRKSLSDAAWQGLD, via the exons ATGTTCCGGAGAAGCAAGAGCAAAGCGTTGGTGGAAGAGGcgccggaggaggaggaggacgacgacgacatGTCTTGGCACTTCCGTCACTGCTACAAG GACAAAGACATGgaaggagaggaagaggaggacgccGTCACGCACGTATCCAAG GAGGCCAAGGTGAAGATGATGTCCAAAAAAGACAGGAAGGATAAGAAGATGTTGTCCTCCAAAGACGACAAACACTTTTTGCTGACCGGAGAGAAGCTGGCGGAGCGCCCGGCGGG GTGTCACAAGAAAGAGAAATGCGAGAAGCCCGACAAAGCGCATTGCTTCTGGGAAAGCGTCACCATGACCATGAGACACATTTCCCCCGCCAAAAAGACGGACGGGCGGGAGCCATCCCAAGCGCGGGACCACGGCGCCGCCCCAAACGGACACTCGCCCTCTCGGAGCCCCGCCTGCGCCGTCAGGTGGACGTCGCGCGCCAAAGTCAGGCTGGCCGGAATGGGCAGGATGCCCAGGAAGAGTCTGTCGGACGCCGCCTGGCAAGGCCTGGACTAG
- the cmtr1 gene encoding cap-specific mRNA (nucleoside-2'-O-)-methyltransferase 1 has product MKRRVDAAPGLAAKKRSDRNSSDEESRLSRQDSSQNDSLSDQEEPRAGFSMPSVSTPAGDADSPPQDSKFSMYNSVSQKLMAKMGFRQGEGLGKFGQGRKEIVEASTQRGRRGLGLTLRGFQGELNVDWRDEPEPDATEKVDWFPECTTEIPDADELRDWMAVGPKKMKIEDETQFCSEDLLHTLLRCKTVFDDLEGEEMRRARTRSNPYETIRGGIFLNRAAMKMANIDYCFEHMFTNPKGPDGKSLTHDNGNELLYFGDVCAGPGGFSEYILWRRRWHAKGFGMTLKGPCDFKLEDFYAAPSELFEPYYGEGGVDGDGDITRPENVTAFRNFVLDSTEGRGLHFLMADGGFSVEGQENLQEILTKQLLLCQCLTALSTLRTGGHFVCKTFDLFTPFSVGLVYLLYLCFDRITLFKPVTSRPANSERYVVCRGLKPGSEAVREYLFRVNLKLKQLRDTELDVTDVVPLAIVKEDADFYHFMVNSNESLCAVQIKALAKIHAFVLDPALAESRQADLRKQCLKLWGVPDKARVTPASSDAKTKFYQLIKNPDAESFHSSPTALNPATLKKLRQVLDHRCIVGGGEQIFLLALGKSQIYTWDGKMPLRWRKLENFKLELPRDSLLSAEIVQELKGEGKAQRRINAVHVMDALVLNGTDVRDQHFNRRIEMAEKFVKAVAKPSRPDMNPIRVKEVYRLEEMERIFVRLEMKVTKSSGGVPRLSYTGRDDRHFLPTGLYVIKTTNEPWMMASSKITNRKFFFNKSTNKSSYDTPGDAASPFRVCHAGRLFWAWEDGVIVHDSQTRVDPDKLSKDDVLAFVQRNRQR; this is encoded by the exons ATGAAGAGAAGAGTCGACGCCGCTCCCGGCTTGGCTGCGAAGAAGCGCAGTGACCGCAACAGCTCTGATGAAGAGTCCAGATTGTCCAGACAAG ACTCCAGCCAGAATGATTCTCTCAGCGACCAAGAAGAGCCCCGAGCGGGATTCTCCATGCCGTCCGTCTCGACGCCCGCCGGGGACGCGGACTCGCCCCCGCAGGACTCCAAGTTCTCCATGTACAACAGCGTGTCACAGAAGCTCATG GCCAAGATGGGCTTCCGCCAGGGCGAGGGCCTGGGAAAATTCGGCCAGGGCCGTAAGGAGATCGTGGAGGCGTCCACCCAGCGGGGGAGGCGCGGTCTCGGCCTCACGCTGCGGGGCTTCCAGGGGGAGCTCAATGTGGACTGGCGGGATGAACCCGAG CCCGACGCCACGGAGAAAGTGGACTGGTTCCCCGAATGCACCACGGAAATTCCCGATGCGGATGAGTTGAGGGACTGGATGGCGGTGGGACCG aaaaaaatgaagattGAAGACGAGACCCAATTTTGCAGCGAAGACCTCTTGCACACGCTTCTCAGGTGCAAG ACGGTGTTTGACGATCTGGAGGGCGAGGAGATGAGGAGAGCGCGCACTCGCTCCAACCCCTACGAGACCATCCGGGGAGGCATCTTCCTCAACAG AGCGGCTATGAAAATGGCCAACATCGACTACTGCTTCGAGCACATGTTCACCAACCCGAAAGGTCCCGACGGG AAGTCTCTGACCCACGACAACGGCAACGAGCTTCTGTACTTCGGCGACGTGTGCGCCGGGCCCGGCGGCTTTTCCGAGTACATCTTGTGGAGGAGACGCTGGCACGCCAAAGGCTTCGGCATGACGTTGAAGGGGCCCTGCGACTTCAAATTGGAAGACTTCTACGCAGCGCCCAGCGAGCTCTTTGAGCCCTACTATG GTGAAGGCGGCGTGGACGGCGACGGCGACATCACCCGGCCGGAGAACGTGACGGCCTTCCGCAACTTTGTGCTGGACAGCACCGAGGGGCGGGGCCTGCATTTCCTCATGGCGGAcggg GGATTCTCTGTGGAAGGCCAGGAGAACCTTCAGGAGATCCTGACCAAACAGCTGCTCCTCTGCCAGTGCCTCACCGCTCTCTCTACACTCAGGACAG GTGGCCATTTTGTCTGCAAGACCTTTGACCTCTTCACGCCTTTCAGCGTAGGCTTGGTCTACCTACTGTACCTCTGCTTTGACCGAATCACGCTGTTCAAACCCGTGACCAGTCGGCCCGCTAACTCTGAGAG GTACGTGGTGTGCCGAGGTCTGAAGCCCGGCTCGGAGGCCGTCAGGGAGTACCTGTTCCGAGTCAACCTGAAACTCAAGCAGCTGCGCGACACCGAGCTGGACGTGACCGACGTGGTTCCCCTCGCCATCGTCAAGGAGGACGccgacttctaccacttcatggTCAACtccaacgagag CCTGTGCGCCGTCCAGATCAAAGCCCTGGCCAAGATCCACGCCTTCGTTTTGGACCC GGCGCTGGCCGAGTCCCGGCAAGCCGACCTCCGCAAGCAGTGTCTCAAGTTGTGGGGG gtGCCCGACAAGGCCAGGGTGACGCCGGCCTCCTCGGATGCCAAGACCAAATTCTACCAACTGATCAAG AACCCCGACGCGGAGTCGTTCCATAGCAGCCCGACGGCGCTCAACCCGGCCACGCTCAAGAAGCTGCGCCAGGTCCTGGACCACCGTTGCATCGTGGGAGGCGGCGAGCAGATCTTCCTTCTGGCGCTGGGC AAGTCCCAGATCTACACGTGGGACGGGAAGATGCCTCTGCGCTGGAGGAAGCTTGAGAACTTCAAGCTGGAGCTCCCCAGAGATTCTCTGCTGAGCGCCGAGATCGTGCAGGAGCTGAAGGGCGAG GGCAAAGCGCAGCGGCGAATCAACGCCGTGCACGTGATGGACGCGCTCGTCCTCAACGGCACCGACGTCCGAGATCAGCACTTTAACAGACG GATCGAGATGGCCGAAAAGTTTGTGAAGGCGGTGGCCAAGCCCAGCAGACCTGATATGAACCCCATCAG GGTGAAGGAGGTCTACAGGCTGGAGGAAATGGAGAGGATTTTTGTCCG GCTGGAAATGAAGGTGACCAAGAGTTCGGGCGGGGTCCCGCGTCTGTCTTACACCGGCCGAGACGACCGCCACTTCCTTCCCACCGGGCTCTACGTCATCAAGACCACCAACG AGCCGTGGATGATGGCGTCCAGCAAAATTACAAACAGGAAGTTCTTCTTTAACAAGAGCACCAATAAGTCCAGCTACGACACGCCGGGCGACGCCGCCTCGCCCTTCCG CGTGTGCCACGCCGGGCGTCTCTTCTGGGCCTGGGAGGACGGCGTCATTGTGCACGACTCTCAGACGCGCGTGGACCCCGACAAGCTGTCCAAAGACGACGTGCTGGCCTTTGTTCAACGCAACCGCCAGCGGTGA